The sequence below is a genomic window from Escherichia marmotae.
CGCCCAGGCATGAATATCTGTACCACAAATTCCGACAGTTTTAATTTTAATTAATGCTTCATCGTCGCCTGCCACCGGCCTTTCCCGGATTTTCCAGACTAAACTCTTTATTTTCTGACAAATTAAGACTTTCATTGTAGACATGATTCACTGCTCCTTTTATTTTATTACTCCCAGATATCGTCGAATTTATAAGAGCGACTGAATTTGCCCATGAAATATGCGGATGATCACGCATAAAAATGTTTTAAATCGGTTTTTAATGCCGTACTGGAGGGAACAATGAGTCGTTCACAGAATTTACGTCATAACGTCATAAACCAGATGATTGAAGATATGGCGCGGGGAAATATTCCATCCCCACTCCCTTCACAAAGTGGGCTGGCAGAAATGTATAACATTAGCCGCACCACGGTACGCCACATACTCCAGCATTTAAGCGCATGCGGCGTGCTCACCCAGGTGGGAAAGGATTATGTTGTCGCCCGCAAACCCGAACAGAACGATGGTTTCGATTGCATCACAGTCTCGCTGACAGAGCAAAACTACATTTTCGAGCAGGCATTTTTCACCATGATTAACCAGCGTCAGCTACGCGCCGGAGAGAGTTTTTCCGAGCTGCAACTGGCGCGGACGGCAGGCGTCAGCCCGGTCGTAGTACGAGAATACCTTTTAAAATTTGGCCGCTATGGTCTGATTCAGAGCGAAAAACGCGGGCAGTGGAGCATGAAGCAGTTCGATCAGTCTTATGCCGAACAACTGTTTGAACTGCGGGAGATGCTGGAAACACACGCGTTACAGCACTTTCTGAATTTGCCAGATGATGATTCACGCTGGTTACAGGCAAAAACACTGCTCGAACGCCACCGGACACTGCGTGACAGCATTGGCAGTAATTTTCGTATGTTTTCGCAGTTAGACCGCGATTTTCATGCCATGCTGCTATCTGCTGCTGACAACATCTTTTTTAATCAAACACTTGAAATTATATCGGTGATTTTTCACTGTCATTATCAGTGGGATGAAAGCGATCTGAAACAACGTAATATTATTGCCATTGATGAGCATATGACGATTCTTAGCGCGCTAATTTGCCGCAGTGATTTAGATGCCGTACTCGCGCTGCGTAATCATCTCGATACCGCCAGGCAATCGATGATTCGCTCAGTCAAACAGCATCATCGTTAAATTAAGTACAGATTAAAAACTACTATTCCGAGTTTATATCACGGCATAAAAATCAAGCCAATAATAAACGATGCTGAGTTAACAACACTCAGCCATCATTTATTGATTAAACAACAATAAAATTATTGGCTGTCCATAATTAATGCTTCCAGTACATCTAATTCACTGACAATTTTAGCCAGTGTTTCATCACACACTTCTTGCCTTGCTCGCATTTGATAAATAGCTGCACGTTTGGCATTCAGCGCCGCCAGATTAAATGTTCTTTCCAGTTTTGTCCGTTGCATATGCAACGAATTATCGTTTGCCGACATATCATCATCATTACGCCGCATATAATCGATAATTCTGGCCCCGGTTTCCATAATTAATTCATTATCGAGGTTTTCCGTGCTGGCACCAAGCAAACGTTGCTGAGTTTTTTGCACGCTCAGGATAGCCATTTTAGACATAAACAAATCGGCGGCGATCTCTTCTTTCTGC
It includes:
- a CDS encoding GntR family transcriptional regulator, with the translated sequence MSRSQNLRHNVINQMIEDMARGNIPSPLPSQSGLAEMYNISRTTVRHILQHLSACGVLTQVGKDYVVARKPEQNDGFDCITVSLTEQNYIFEQAFFTMINQRQLRAGESFSELQLARTAGVSPVVVREYLLKFGRYGLIQSEKRGQWSMKQFDQSYAEQLFELREMLETHALQHFLNLPDDDSRWLQAKTLLERHRTLRDSIGSNFRMFSQLDRDFHAMLLSAADNIFFNQTLEIISVIFHCHYQWDESDLKQRNIIAIDEHMTILSALICRSDLDAVLALRNHLDTARQSMIRSVKQHHR